One segment of Candidatus Paceibacterota bacterium DNA contains the following:
- the rplC gene encoding 50S ribosomal protein L3: MSFILGKKIKMSQIFDESGKVVPVTVVEAGPVFVLQIKKKEGKDNYDAVAVGFLKIEKKNKIKKTAKGKEFKHIKEFKSDNELKIGDKIDVSVFNKGDKVDVSGFSKGKGYTGVVKRWNFTMKPATHGTKHTQRAMGSTGGRFPQRVVKGRKMPGRLGFEKTTVKKLKIEAVDAENNLILLRGAVPGRPGTILSLIKV; this comes from the coding sequence ATGAGCTTCATATTAGGAAAAAAAATAAAAATGTCACAGATTTTTGACGAAAGCGGAAAAGTAGTTCCCGTAACTGTTGTGGAAGCAGGTCCTGTTTTTGTGCTCCAAATTAAAAAGAAAGAAGGAAAGGACAATTATGATGCTGTTGCTGTCGGTTTTTTAAAAATAGAAAAAAAGAATAAAATCAAAAAGACGGCAAAAGGAAAAGAATTTAAGCATATTAAAGAATTTAAAAGCGATAATGAATTGAAAATAGGAGATAAGATAGATGTTTCCGTTTTCAATAAAGGAGACAAAGTAGATGTTTCAGGATTTTCAAAAGGAAAAGGATATACGGGAGTAGTAAAAAGATGGAACTTTACAATGAAACCGGCAACTCATGGAACAAAGCATACGCAAAGAGCCATGGGTTCAACCGGAGGAAGATTTCCCCAGAGAGTTGTTAAAGGAAGAAAAATGCCTGGACGATTGGGTTTTGAAAAAACAACAGTTAAAAAGTTAAAAATAGAAGCAGTTGATGCAGAAAACAATTTAATATTATTAAGAGGAGCCGTTCCAGGGAGACCGGGAACTATTCTTTCACTTATTAAGGTATGA
- the rplD gene encoding 50S ribosomal protein L4 — protein sequence MKYPVYNIEGKETDSVLLPEDIFEVEMNDDLVHQVMVLQSSNRRQNTADTKDRAEARGGGKKPWRQKGTGRARHGSSRSPIWKGGGVTFGPTDERNYKKKINKKTKKKALYMVLSSKAKNRSLYIIDSFDSIVPKTKEMAKVLKNLKIEKSVIVAPLSNNETVFRACRNIPGVLIMPILDLNVLDLLSFKDLILTKDGIKNIKKNSVK from the coding sequence ATGAAATATCCAGTTTACAACATAGAAGGAAAAGAAACAGATTCTGTTCTTCTTCCAGAGGATATTTTTGAAGTTGAAATGAACGATGATTTAGTCCATCAGGTAATGGTTTTGCAGTCTTCAAACAGAAGGCAGAATACTGCAGACACAAAAGATAGGGCAGAAGCAAGAGGAGGAGGAAAAAAACCATGGAGGCAAAAAGGCACGGGAAGAGCTCGTCATGGTTCAAGTCGTTCTCCCATATGGAAAGGAGGAGGAGTAACTTTTGGACCTACAGACGAGAGAAATTATAAAAAAAAGATTAATAAAAAAACGAAAAAGAAGGCCTTGTATATGGTTTTATCAAGCAAAGCAAAGAACAGGTCTCTTTATATTATAGACAGTTTTGATTCCATTGTTCCGAAAACAAAAGAAATGGCAAAAGTGCTAAAGAATCTAAAGATAGAAAAATCTGTTATTGTCGCTCCTTTATCAAACAATGAAACTGTTTTCAGGGCTTGCAGAAATATTCCCGGCGTACTTATTATGCCGATTTTAGACCTTAATGTTTTAGATTTGCTTTCTTTTAAGGATTTGATTTTAACTAAAGACGGAATCAAGAATATAAAGAAAAATTCAGTGAAATAA
- the rplW gene encoding 50S ribosomal protein L23: MAILNIFKKEDKKKKSAAVSLEKKKAVSSLSSVKEEKKEDIKKNPIVKNVLSAPYFTEKAALLEKNNKYIFKVPKEANKIEIKKQVEKEYNVKVESVNIINVRRKRKRLGGHKGFKKGYKKAMVALEGSKKIDLS; this comes from the coding sequence ATGGCCATACTTAATATTTTCAAAAAGGAGGATAAAAAGAAAAAATCAGCGGCCGTGTCTCTTGAAAAAAAGAAAGCGGTGTCTTCTTTGTCTTCTGTAAAAGAAGAAAAAAAAGAGGATATTAAAAAAAATCCGATAGTAAAGAATGTTCTTAGCGCTCCTTATTTTACTGAGAAAGCTGCTCTTCTTGAAAAGAACAACAAATATATTTTTAAGGTTCCAAAAGAAGCCAATAAGATTGAGATTAAAAAACAAGTGGAGAAAGAATATAACGTAAAGGTTGAAAGCGTAAACATTATTAATGTAAGAAGAAAAAGAAAACGCCTTGGGGGGCATAAGGGTTTTAAAAAAGGATATAAAAAAGCGATGGTTGCGCTTGAAGGAAGCAAGAAAATTGATTTGTCTTAA
- the rpsS gene encoding 30S ribosomal protein S19, whose protein sequence is MTRSLKKGPYIAESVLEKIKKSKPGEKAIKTWARSCTITPEMVGYSFDVYNGKQFIQVQIKEEMIGHKLGEFSPTKKFVRHGGKIQREVEKKGKK, encoded by the coding sequence ATGACAAGAAGTTTAAAAAAAGGTCCATATATAGCCGAAAGTGTTTTGGAAAAGATTAAAAAAAGCAAGCCGGGAGAGAAAGCAATCAAAACATGGGCAAGAAGCTGTACAATCACTCCGGAAATGGTGGGATACTCTTTTGATGTTTATAACGGAAAGCAGTTTATCCAAGTTCAAATTAAGGAAGAGATGATTGGCCATAAACTTGGTGAATTTTCTCCAACTAAGAAATTTGTAAGGCATGGAGGAAAGATTCAAAGAGAAGTGGAAAAGAAGGGAAAGAAATAA